In a genomic window of Aggregatimonas sangjinii:
- the tsf gene encoding translation elongation factor Ts, which translates to MAKITAAEVNKLRKATGAGMMDCKNALVEAEGDFDKAIEVLRKKGQKVAAKRADRDSSEGAAIAKVNDDKTVGVAIVLGCETDFVGKNENFVALANEIADLALHQNSKEELLAADFGGMTVAEKLIEQTGVIGEKLEINAFEKLEASYVGSYVHINKIAALVGLSARVDTAEELSKDVAMQVASMGATTLSYKDFDPAFIASETEARIAVIEKENEELGRLGKTLKNVPQYISMAQLTDEVIAKAEADAKAQLQAEGKPEQIWDKILPGKMERFISDNTTLDQEQCLLDQNFIKNDKINVAQYVESHGDVHVSGFKRVTLG; encoded by the coding sequence ATGGCAAAGATTACCGCCGCAGAAGTAAATAAATTAAGAAAGGCCACCGGTGCCGGAATGATGGATTGCAAAAATGCTTTGGTCGAAGCTGAGGGCGATTTTGACAAGGCTATCGAAGTATTGCGCAAAAAAGGTCAGAAAGTAGCTGCCAAGAGAGCCGATAGGGATTCTTCAGAAGGTGCGGCCATCGCAAAAGTAAATGACGACAAGACCGTAGGTGTTGCCATAGTATTGGGTTGTGAAACCGATTTCGTAGGAAAGAACGAAAACTTCGTAGCCCTAGCCAATGAGATTGCAGATCTTGCTTTGCACCAAAATAGCAAAGAGGAGTTGTTGGCTGCCGATTTTGGTGGTATGACCGTAGCCGAGAAACTAATCGAGCAAACGGGAGTTATTGGTGAAAAACTGGAAATCAACGCTTTTGAAAAATTAGAAGCGTCTTATGTGGGTTCCTATGTGCACATTAATAAAATCGCTGCTTTGGTCGGTTTATCGGCACGAGTGGATACCGCTGAGGAGTTGAGTAAAGACGTTGCCATGCAAGTGGCTTCAATGGGTGCGACCACCTTGTCTTACAAGGATTTTGACCCTGCGTTCATTGCTTCTGAAACCGAAGCACGGATTGCGGTTATCGAAAAAGAGAACGAAGAGCTTGGCCGTTTGGGCAAGACGCTCAAAAATGTGCCGCAATACATTTCAATGGCCCAATTGACCGACGAAGTTATCGCCAAGGCGGAAGCGGACGCGAAAGCGCAGTTGCAGGCAGAAGGGAAACCAGAGCAGATTTGGGACAAAATCCTTCCTGGGAAAATGGAGCGTTTTATCTCGGATAATACCACCTTGGACCAAGAGCAATGTCTGCTGGACCAGAACTTCATCAAGAATGACAAAATCAACGTGGCACAATACGTTGAATCCCATGGTGATGTTCACGTTTCGGGCTTCAAGCGCGTTACGTTAGGATAA
- a CDS encoding DUF4097 family beta strand repeat-containing protein, whose translation MRTVKTGLTVLSFLCSYGIAAQKSTETIAKEIGFSSNSVENMLVVQNVNGPISVEGYDGKTIKIEVEKTISARSQALLEEGRRDIQLKIEEVGQRIYVYLESPWNDFDTAIGRYSNRKKNGRWEQPDYRYYLDFKLKVPKNTNVKLATMNDGDIYAKNVHGEEIIVSNLNGAITLDNITGKTDVNALNRDINITYYKNPSGDSKYHSLNGDVNVTFQADLNAEVSFKSLNGDMYTNYDTEKLSPRLVQTKTKNGKKAKYNMSSEQSYRIGNGGIQLDFNLLNGDATLKK comes from the coding sequence ATGAGAACAGTTAAAACAGGACTGACCGTACTAAGCTTTTTATGTAGCTATGGTATTGCGGCCCAGAAGTCAACGGAAACCATTGCCAAGGAAATAGGTTTTTCTTCAAATTCCGTGGAGAACATGCTAGTAGTCCAAAATGTAAACGGACCCATAAGCGTGGAAGGCTATGATGGAAAGACCATCAAAATTGAGGTTGAAAAAACTATTTCGGCCAGAAGTCAGGCCCTTTTAGAAGAGGGTAGGCGTGATATACAGCTGAAAATCGAAGAAGTAGGTCAGCGTATCTATGTATATCTGGAATCACCATGGAACGATTTTGATACCGCAATTGGCAGGTATTCGAACAGAAAGAAAAACGGCAGATGGGAACAACCGGACTATCGCTACTATCTCGATTTCAAGCTAAAAGTACCCAAAAACACCAATGTAAAACTGGCTACGATGAACGACGGGGATATTTATGCGAAGAACGTTCATGGCGAAGAAATTATCGTGAGTAACCTCAACGGGGCGATTACTTTGGATAATATTACAGGGAAGACCGATGTAAATGCCTTGAACAGGGATATTAACATCACCTACTATAAGAACCCCAGCGGCGATTCAAAGTACCATTCCTTAAATGGGGATGTCAACGTTACTTTTCAAGCCGATTTGAATGCAGAGGTTTCCTTCAAAAGTTTAAACGGTGATATGTATACCAATTACGACACCGAAAAACTGAGTCCGCGTTTGGTACAAACCAAAACCAAGAATGGAAAAAAAGCAAAATACAATATGAGTTCCGAACAGTCGTATAGAATAGGAAACGGGGGAATTCAATTGGATTTCAATCTCTTAAACGGTGATGCAACATTAAAAAAATAG
- the rpsI gene encoding 30S ribosomal protein S9, with translation MDIIHKIGRRKTAVARVYVSEGKGKITVNQRELNDYFPTATLQYKVKQPFTLTENDGNFDVKVNVFGGGITGQAEAIRLALSRAMVALDEENRSVLKPEGLMTRDPRMVERKKFGQKKARKKFQFSKR, from the coding sequence ATGGACATCATTCACAAAATCGGTAGGAGAAAGACCGCTGTAGCCCGAGTTTATGTTTCTGAAGGAAAAGGAAAGATAACCGTGAACCAAAGAGAGTTAAACGACTATTTTCCTACGGCCACTTTGCAATACAAGGTAAAGCAACCGTTCACATTGACCGAAAATGACGGTAATTTTGATGTGAAGGTAAATGTTTTTGGTGGAGGTATAACCGGTCAGGCAGAAGCCATCCGTCTGGCTCTTTCAAGAGCAATGGTTGCCCTTGATGAGGAAAACAGATCGGTTTTGAAGCCGGAAGGATTGATGACCAGAGATCCAAGAATGGTAGAGCGTAAGAAATTCGGTCAGAAAAAAGCCCGTAAGAAATTCCAGTTCTCCAAACGTTAA
- the polA gene encoding DNA polymerase I yields the protein MADQKRLFLLDAYALIFRGYYALIKNPRINSKGMDTSAIMGFMNSLFDVIKREKPDHLAVCFDKGGSAERTEMFPEYKANRSETPDAIRIAIPYIQDILQAMHIPSVVLEGWEADDIIGTLAKQAEKEDYKVFMVTPDKDFGQLVSENIFMYRPARMGNGIEIWGIPEIQKRFGVERPEQVIDYLGMMGDASDNIPGLPGVGDKTAKKFLEQFGSMEGLLANTDQLKGKMKEKVEENAELGLLSKKLATICTDCDVTFNASDYELSVPDSKKVQELFEELEFRRLKDQFIKIFSGEEDTPQTQVTSTPTAKAQAKEAGGGQFSLFGADPSQAAGTIKDYNSRKTIADVPHSYQSIAPGMAMKFFLQNLMKQTSVCFDTETTGLNPLTAELVGIAFSWEATKGFYLPFPEDRTEAQALIEQLRPFFESESIEKIGQNLKYDIKVLHKYNVQVKGKLFDTMLAHYLINPDMRHNMDVLSETYLNYTPVSITELIGKKGKNQLSMRDVPLEKQTDYAVEDADITFQLAQHFKPELAEAKTEDLFNDIEIPLLRVLADMELEGIKLDEEFLYSLSEDLNNDIASLEKKIYEAAEVEFNIGSPKQLGEILFDKMKLVDKPKKTKTGQYSTAEDVLSYLAKDHEIIQNVLDYRGLSKLKSTYVDALPLQVEKSTGRIHTDYMQTVAATGRLSSNNPNLQNIPIRTERGRQVRKAFVPRDENHTLLAADYSQIELRIIAALSEETTMIEAFKNGEDIHASTAARVFNVPLEEVTREQRSNAKTVNFGIIYGVSAFGLSNQTDLSRSEAKELIETYYKTYPKLRNYMGEQVDFARDHGYVQTVLGRRRYLKDINGSNAIVRGAAERNAVNAPIQGSAADIIKVAMINIHKKLVEENYKSKMLLQVHDELVFDVYNPEMEQLKTMVKSEMENAYKLAVPLDVELGIGENWLVAH from the coding sequence ATGGCAGACCAAAAACGACTCTTTTTACTTGACGCATACGCACTGATTTTTCGCGGATATTACGCCTTGATCAAAAACCCTAGAATCAACTCCAAGGGAATGGATACCTCTGCTATAATGGGATTTATGAATTCTCTTTTTGATGTTATCAAACGTGAAAAACCCGACCATTTAGCTGTCTGTTTCGACAAAGGTGGCAGTGCCGAACGGACAGAAATGTTTCCCGAATATAAGGCAAACCGTTCCGAAACCCCGGATGCTATTCGCATTGCCATACCCTATATTCAGGATATTTTGCAAGCCATGCATATTCCTTCGGTCGTTTTGGAAGGTTGGGAGGCCGACGATATCATCGGCACCTTGGCAAAGCAGGCCGAAAAGGAAGACTATAAAGTTTTTATGGTAACACCGGATAAGGATTTCGGACAGCTGGTTTCCGAAAATATCTTTATGTACCGGCCCGCTCGAATGGGCAATGGCATCGAAATATGGGGTATTCCGGAAATTCAAAAACGTTTCGGGGTAGAACGACCGGAACAGGTCATTGATTATTTGGGGATGATGGGCGATGCGAGCGACAACATTCCCGGCTTGCCTGGAGTGGGAGATAAAACAGCGAAAAAATTCTTAGAACAGTTTGGTTCCATGGAAGGCCTATTAGCCAATACCGATCAACTCAAAGGTAAAATGAAAGAGAAGGTCGAAGAGAACGCAGAACTGGGCCTACTTTCGAAAAAACTGGCAACAATCTGTACCGATTGCGATGTAACCTTCAATGCTTCGGATTATGAATTGTCGGTACCCGACAGCAAAAAAGTTCAGGAACTATTTGAAGAGCTTGAATTTAGAAGGCTGAAAGACCAGTTCATCAAGATATTTTCCGGGGAAGAAGATACTCCGCAAACCCAAGTGACCAGCACCCCTACCGCCAAGGCCCAAGCAAAGGAAGCGGGCGGCGGACAATTTTCACTTTTCGGCGCAGACCCTTCCCAAGCCGCGGGTACCATCAAAGACTACAACAGCCGCAAAACCATTGCCGACGTACCACATTCGTACCAAAGTATCGCACCGGGTATGGCCATGAAATTCTTCTTACAGAATTTAATGAAACAAACTTCGGTTTGTTTTGATACCGAGACTACGGGGTTGAATCCTCTGACTGCTGAGCTCGTGGGCATCGCATTTTCTTGGGAAGCTACCAAAGGCTTTTATCTTCCCTTTCCCGAGGACCGGACCGAGGCCCAAGCCCTGATCGAACAATTGCGTCCGTTCTTTGAATCGGAGTCCATCGAAAAAATCGGTCAAAACCTAAAATATGATATCAAGGTACTTCACAAATACAATGTGCAGGTAAAAGGAAAGCTTTTCGATACCATGCTGGCCCATTACCTCATCAATCCGGATATGCGCCATAATATGGATGTACTTTCGGAAACCTATTTGAACTATACGCCGGTCTCCATCACTGAACTCATTGGCAAAAAAGGAAAGAACCAACTCAGTATGCGGGATGTTCCCCTAGAAAAACAGACCGATTACGCAGTCGAGGATGCGGATATCACCTTTCAATTGGCCCAACATTTTAAACCCGAATTGGCAGAGGCCAAGACCGAAGACCTTTTTAATGATATTGAAATCCCGCTACTACGCGTACTTGCTGATATGGAGTTGGAAGGCATCAAATTGGATGAGGAATTTTTATACTCCCTTTCCGAAGACCTCAATAATGACATTGCCTCACTTGAGAAAAAAATATACGAAGCTGCCGAGGTGGAGTTCAATATTGGGTCTCCCAAACAATTGGGCGAAATTTTATTCGATAAGATGAAGTTGGTCGACAAACCCAAAAAAACCAAGACTGGGCAATATTCCACCGCCGAAGATGTACTTTCCTATTTGGCGAAAGACCATGAAATCATTCAAAACGTACTGGATTACCGAGGACTATCCAAACTAAAAAGCACCTATGTAGATGCACTTCCCTTGCAAGTTGAGAAAAGTACCGGCAGAATACACACCGATTATATGCAAACCGTTGCCGCGACAGGGCGATTGAGTAGCAATAATCCAAACCTACAGAACATTCCGATTCGAACGGAAAGGGGCCGGCAAGTGCGAAAAGCGTTCGTACCAAGGGATGAAAATCACACCCTTTTGGCCGCGGATTATTCACAAATAGAACTACGGATTATTGCCGCATTGAGCGAGGAAACGACCATGATCGAGGCCTTTAAAAACGGGGAGGATATTCACGCCTCTACCGCCGCCCGCGTTTTCAATGTTCCCTTGGAGGAGGTAACCCGCGAGCAGCGAAGCAATGCCAAAACCGTCAATTTCGGCATCATTTACGGCGTTTCTGCCTTTGGGCTCAGTAATCAGACCGATCTTTCCCGTTCGGAAGCAAAAGAACTTATTGAAACCTATTACAAAACCTACCCGAAGCTACGGAACTACATGGGCGAACAGGTAGACTTCGCGCGTGACCACGGTTATGTGCAGACCGTTCTGGGCCGACGCAGGTACCTAAAGGACATTAATGGAAGCAATGCCATCGTACGGGGCGCAGCGGAACGGAATGCCGTAAATGCCCCAATTCAAGGTAGCGCCGCGGATATCATCAAAGTGGCCATGATCAACATCCATAAAAAGCTAGTGGAAGAAAACTACAAAAGCAAGATGCTCCTGCAAGTGCATGATGAATTGGTTTTTGACGTGTACAATCCCGAGATGGAGCAACTCAAGACCATGGTCAAATCGGAGATGGAAAATGCTTACAAACTAGCGGTACCCTTGGATGTTGAACTGGGTATTGGGGAAAACTGGTTGGTGGCGCATTAA
- the rplM gene encoding 50S ribosomal protein L13, translated as MDTLSYKTISANRKTVDKQWLLVDAEGETLGRLASKVAKLIRGKHKPNFTPHVDCGDNVIIINAEKVHLSGNKWEDKTYQRYTGYPGGQRETTANELLAKHPARIVEKAVKGMLPKNKLGAELFRNLKVYVESSHEQEAQKPTVFNLKEFK; from the coding sequence GTGGATACATTAAGCTACAAGACAATTTCGGCCAATCGCAAGACTGTTGACAAGCAATGGTTATTGGTAGATGCCGAAGGAGAAACACTAGGTCGTCTTGCCTCGAAAGTTGCTAAATTAATTAGAGGGAAACACAAACCTAACTTCACACCACACGTTGATTGTGGCGATAATGTAATTATTATCAATGCTGAAAAGGTACACTTAAGTGGTAACAAGTGGGAGGATAAAACGTACCAGCGTTACACAGGTTATCCAGGTGGGCAACGCGAAACCACTGCTAACGAATTACTCGCCAAGCACCCAGCGCGTATCGTTGAGAAAGCGGTTAAAGGGATGTTGCCTAAAAACAAGCTCGGTGCCGAATTATTCAGAAATCTTAAGGTTTATGTTGAATCTTCCCATGAACAAGAAGCACAAAAACCAACCGTATTCAATTTAAAAGAATTTAAGTAA
- the rpsB gene encoding 30S ribosomal protein S2 yields the protein MAKKVEVKDLLEAGVHFGHLTRKWNPNMAPYIYMERNGIHVINLYKTVAKLEEARQALKQIASSGRKILFVATKKQAKDIVAEKVANVNMPYITERWPGGMLTNFVTIRKSVKKMTAIDRMKKDGTFLSLSKKERLQKDRLRAKLEKNLGSISEMSRLPGALFIVDTMREHIAVKEAMKLNIPIFAMVDTNSDPREIDYLIPSNDDASKSIEIIMQQVCDAVAEGLTERKTEKQAEKEGADTPKAKTETKKEEAIVKEAPAIAKDVKVAKPDSDVTKEIDAVPVVENKETPEPTPETVETKAPPVVAKNPKTEVDAEPMEKIKKSDKADDLTKIEGVGPKAAEYLVAAGVDTFAKVAETKADKMKEILTEASSRMGHLDPTSWPKQAKMAADGKWDELKEWQDNAKGGVE from the coding sequence ATGGCTAAAAAAGTCGAAGTAAAAGATTTATTGGAAGCAGGTGTGCATTTCGGACACCTTACAAGAAAGTGGAATCCCAACATGGCGCCCTACATCTACATGGAGCGTAACGGAATACACGTCATCAACCTTTATAAAACAGTTGCAAAATTAGAGGAGGCACGACAGGCGTTGAAGCAAATTGCTTCTTCCGGTCGAAAAATTCTTTTTGTTGCCACTAAGAAACAGGCGAAGGACATTGTTGCCGAAAAAGTAGCAAATGTGAACATGCCCTACATTACCGAGCGATGGCCAGGTGGTATGTTGACCAACTTCGTGACCATTCGTAAGTCCGTCAAAAAAATGACAGCCATCGACAGAATGAAAAAAGACGGTACTTTTTTGAGTCTTTCCAAAAAAGAACGTCTGCAAAAAGACCGTTTGCGTGCAAAATTGGAGAAAAACTTAGGTTCTATCTCTGAAATGTCACGCTTGCCGGGTGCCCTTTTCATTGTTGACACGATGCGCGAGCACATTGCCGTTAAAGAAGCCATGAAATTGAACATTCCGATTTTCGCAATGGTCGATACCAATTCAGACCCTAGAGAAATCGATTACTTGATTCCATCAAACGACGATGCCTCAAAATCCATTGAAATCATCATGCAGCAGGTTTGCGATGCGGTTGCCGAAGGGTTAACGGAACGCAAGACCGAAAAGCAAGCCGAAAAAGAAGGTGCGGATACCCCCAAGGCAAAAACCGAAACGAAAAAAGAAGAGGCTATTGTTAAAGAAGCCCCGGCTATCGCAAAAGACGTGAAAGTTGCCAAACCGGATTCTGATGTAACCAAGGAAATTGACGCTGTCCCTGTAGTTGAAAATAAGGAAACACCTGAGCCAACGCCAGAAACCGTTGAGACCAAAGCGCCTCCTGTCGTAGCTAAAAACCCAAAGACCGAGGTTGACGCGGAGCCAATGGAAAAAATTAAGAAGAGCGACAAGGCCGATGACCTTACTAAAATCGAAGGTGTTGGGCCCAAAGCAGCTGAGTATCTTGTAGCGGCCGGTGTCGATACGTTTGCAAAGGTAGCTGAGACAAAGGCTGATAAGATGAAAGAAATTTTGACAGAAGCGAGTTCAAGAATGGGTCACTTAGATCCTACTTCATGGCCAAAGCAGGCTAAAATGGCTGCCGATGGAAAGTGGGATGAACTAAAGGAATGGCAAGACAACGCTAAGGGTGGTGTAGAATAA
- a CDS encoding isoaspartyl peptidase/L-asparaginase family protein: protein MQRRNFLKNSSTAAVGLLSTPIIASCQEINESNKAVAVASKEIRPIAICTWNFKNATAKAWEILEAGGSSLDAVQEGAMVEEADVNNQTVGVGGRPDREGNVTLDACIMDKDGNCGAVLCMQNIASPVSVARKVMEETPHVMLAGKGAEQFAYEQGFEKTDLLTEQSRQEWLEWKKTSEYKPVINIENHDTIGILAIDSKGDISGACTTSGMGYKYAGRVGDSPIIGAGLFVDNEIGAATATGVGEEVVRTVGSFLIVELMRQGKSPQEACEEGVKRIMAKNKGRTDFQIGFIAINKKGETGGYCIQPGFSYRTYSEAGHADNPSESFLKV, encoded by the coding sequence ATGCAAAGAAGAAACTTCCTAAAAAATTCAAGTACGGCGGCAGTCGGATTGCTTTCTACACCCATTATAGCTTCTTGTCAAGAAATAAATGAGTCTAATAAGGCCGTAGCGGTAGCTTCAAAAGAAATCCGCCCCATCGCGATCTGCACGTGGAATTTTAAAAACGCTACGGCCAAGGCATGGGAAATTCTGGAAGCTGGCGGGAGTTCGTTGGATGCCGTGCAAGAGGGTGCCATGGTCGAAGAGGCCGATGTGAACAACCAGACCGTTGGCGTGGGCGGCCGTCCCGACCGCGAGGGCAACGTAACATTGGATGCCTGTATTATGGACAAGGATGGCAACTGTGGCGCAGTGCTCTGTATGCAGAATATCGCTAGTCCAGTTTCCGTGGCACGCAAGGTTATGGAGGAAACCCCCCATGTGATGCTCGCAGGAAAAGGCGCCGAACAATTCGCCTATGAGCAAGGCTTCGAAAAGACCGACTTGCTTACCGAACAGTCGAGACAAGAATGGCTGGAATGGAAAAAGACCTCCGAATACAAGCCCGTTATCAATATTGAAAATCATGATACCATCGGAATTTTAGCCATTGATAGCAAAGGGGATATTTCAGGAGCTTGTACCACCAGCGGTATGGGGTATAAATATGCGGGACGTGTGGGCGATTCCCCCATCATCGGAGCCGGCCTATTCGTAGACAACGAGATCGGTGCGGCGACGGCCACGGGAGTTGGGGAGGAAGTAGTACGAACCGTCGGTAGTTTTTTAATCGTAGAATTGATGCGACAAGGCAAGTCGCCACAAGAAGCCTGCGAAGAAGGTGTAAAACGGATTATGGCCAAAAACAAGGGGAGAACCGATTTTCAGATCGGCTTTATCGCCATCAATAAAAAAGGCGAGACTGGCGGTTATTGCATTCAGCCCGGGTTTAGCTATCGCACCTATTCAGAAGCGGGACACGCCGATAATCCTTCAGAATCATTTTTGAAAGTCTAA
- a CDS encoding lipocalin family protein, giving the protein MKSKILLLVMATTLICSCSKDDDKSSETDSSAIVGSWQATELRIDDQTASDDAKNGRDALDFLTARDCYVITFTFNQDLTVVAENSVNYLRPGVNAEGTGLDIPCPTEKDTDTSTYVYDGTTLSILNSDGQTVTTAATVDGDTLTIDASGLDIPNFNASGELIFERR; this is encoded by the coding sequence ATGAAATCCAAAATTCTCTTACTTGTCATGGCGACTACCTTAATCTGTTCTTGTTCGAAGGACGATGACAAAAGCAGTGAAACCGATTCCAGTGCCATCGTCGGCAGTTGGCAGGCTACCGAATTAAGAATAGATGATCAAACGGCCAGTGATGATGCCAAGAACGGTCGCGATGCGTTGGATTTTTTGACCGCGAGGGACTGCTATGTTATTACGTTCACCTTTAATCAAGATTTGACCGTGGTAGCGGAAAACTCTGTAAATTATCTTAGACCGGGCGTAAATGCCGAAGGCACGGGTTTAGACATTCCTTGCCCGACCGAAAAAGATACCGATACTAGTACCTATGTTTATGATGGTACGACCTTATCCATCCTTAATAGTGACGGACAAACAGTTACCACTGCGGCAACGGTCGATGGCGATACCCTGACCATAGATGCAAGCGGTTTGGATATTCCTAATTTTAATGCCAGTGGGGAATTGATTTTCGAGCGAAGATAA
- a CDS encoding DUF4097 domain-containing protein: MGNRRIHMVTFLVLLLSFGSIVAQADEKETVTIPLSTPGEAGYLKIGLLYGSITVEAHQGEDVIVETTSKQSSKSQKTKDGMRKIGDTSIEFSVEEYNNKVTVRSRKQNKTVDFLIKVPENFSLDLRATNNGNIKVEGVIGEMEISNLNGAISLVNIGGSVIADALNKNIVVSFTKGYAKSPMAFTSLNGDLDVTFPANLSANVKAKTDNGEIYTDYEMKMTRDISKDEKKSSAGVYKVTVDKWVTGTINGGGEELLFKTMNGDIMIRSN, from the coding sequence ATGGGAAATAGAAGAATACACATGGTCACATTTTTAGTCCTTTTACTTTCTTTTGGGAGTATAGTGGCCCAAGCCGATGAGAAGGAGACCGTTACGATACCTCTGAGTACCCCAGGGGAAGCGGGATACTTGAAAATAGGATTGCTTTACGGCTCGATTACCGTAGAAGCACATCAAGGAGAGGACGTTATTGTAGAAACGACGAGTAAGCAAAGTTCCAAGTCGCAAAAAACGAAGGATGGCATGCGGAAAATCGGGGATACATCCATTGAATTTTCCGTAGAGGAGTACAATAACAAAGTAACGGTCAGATCACGTAAGCAGAATAAAACGGTCGATTTTCTGATCAAGGTACCGGAGAATTTCTCACTGGATCTGCGTGCAACGAACAACGGTAATATTAAGGTAGAAGGGGTAATCGGGGAAATGGAAATCAGTAATCTAAACGGCGCGATTTCCTTGGTCAATATTGGTGGCTCGGTCATTGCGGATGCATTGAACAAGAATATCGTGGTGTCCTTTACAAAAGGTTATGCAAAGTCGCCCATGGCCTTTACCAGTTTGAACGGCGATCTGGATGTGACGTTTCCAGCTAACTTGTCGGCCAACGTTAAAGCAAAGACCGATAACGGGGAAATCTACACGGATTACGAAATGAAAATGACCCGTGACATCAGTAAGGATGAAAAAAAATCATCCGCTGGAGTTTACAAGGTAACTGTCGATAAATGGGTGACGGGTACCATTAATGGCGGAGGAGAAGAACTACTTTTTAAAACCATGAACGGCGATATTATGATTAGGTCTAATTGA
- a CDS encoding HEAT repeat domain-containing protein, with the protein MEQEKFEIWMMEYLSGELDENGQREFERYLQNHLKHKEEFEALAGTWHNLEETKIPEPSKLMDTVFFEMLNAKMEKNSIEKSGWFRNLKSFFGPIHRPQLALGVLLLTIGLAVGYVFNTSNPNPTVNVPAVVNNETEEVRQELVLTLLEQPSANKRLQAVNEAAKLNDANERVIKALFSTLNNDPNINVRLVAIESLTKYVETPEVRMGLVKSIALQDSPLVQIALADLMVALQERTSIESMKQLLQKPDINSTVKQKLEESINHII; encoded by the coding sequence ATGGAACAGGAAAAGTTTGAAATATGGATGATGGAATACCTATCCGGCGAGCTGGATGAAAACGGACAACGAGAATTTGAAAGGTATCTCCAAAACCATTTGAAGCACAAAGAAGAATTCGAAGCGCTGGCCGGTACCTGGCATAATTTAGAAGAAACCAAAATCCCGGAACCATCCAAACTAATGGATACCGTTTTTTTCGAGATGTTGAACGCTAAAATGGAAAAGAATTCCATTGAGAAGTCCGGTTGGTTTCGAAATTTAAAATCTTTTTTTGGCCCGATACACAGACCGCAATTGGCTCTTGGCGTCCTCTTGTTAACTATTGGGCTTGCCGTTGGCTATGTGTTCAATACCAGTAATCCAAACCCGACAGTTAATGTGCCGGCAGTGGTCAACAATGAGACCGAGGAGGTGCGCCAAGAATTAGTGTTGACCTTGTTGGAGCAACCCTCGGCGAATAAACGTTTACAGGCGGTGAATGAAGCAGCCAAGTTGAACGATGCCAATGAACGTGTCATAAAAGCCCTTTTTTCGACCTTGAACAATGACCCGAACATCAATGTGCGCTTGGTGGCCATCGAGTCTTTGACCAAATATGTTGAGACGCCGGAAGTGCGGATGGGTTTGGTCAAATCCATTGCGTTGCAAGATTCGCCTTTGGTTCAAATCGCCTTGGCCGATTTAATGGTTGCCCTACAGGAGAGGACCTCCATTGAGTCTATGAAACAGTTATTGCAAAAACCCGATATCAACTCAACGGTCAAGCAAAAATTAGAGGAATCAATCAATCACATCATATAA
- a CDS encoding T9SS type A sorting domain-containing protein — protein sequence MKKFFLTIALALVVCFAQAQTDNTKESDAEIIQMAPPKLKVFPNPATSVVNVLGVLNSKKADITISDLYGTTLATYQWEIRNNALNIPISNLKAGIYLISIYSKEQTVQTKFYKQ from the coding sequence ATGAAGAAGTTTTTCCTGACCATTGCACTTGCTCTGGTCGTCTGTTTCGCCCAAGCGCAAACGGACAACACGAAGGAATCTGATGCCGAAATCATACAGATGGCCCCGCCCAAGCTCAAAGTATTCCCTAACCCAGCTACCAGCGTAGTGAATGTTCTGGGCGTTTTAAATTCGAAAAAGGCCGACATTACGATATCTGACCTCTACGGAACTACCTTGGCGACATACCAATGGGAAATACGCAACAATGCCCTGAATATTCCGATTTCAAACTTAAAGGCAGGTATCTATTTGATCTCCATTTATTCTAAGGAACAAACGGTACAGACAAAATTTTACAAGCAATAA